From Xylocopilactobacillus apis, a single genomic window includes:
- the ylxM gene encoding YlxM family DNA-binding protein, which yields MNYVEKLRITQLIDVYGELLTDKQRDYLTFYYDEDLSLNEIGEYFKISRQAVSENLRRSVQQLENYEEKIGVLNRLDQLEQVLNQAEEKEQAPKDLIEKIRTIMDFERGN from the coding sequence ATGAATTACGTAGAAAAACTGCGGATTACCCAATTAATTGATGTTTACGGCGAGTTGTTAACTGATAAGCAGCGTGACTATTTGACGTTTTATTATGATGAAGATCTTTCATTAAATGAAATCGGCGAATATTTTAAAATTAGCCGGCAGGCAGTTTCTGAAAATTTACGGCGCTCAGTTCAGCAGTTAGAGAATTATGAAGAAAAAATTGGTGTTTTAAATCGGCTAGATCAACTTGAGCAAGTTTTGAACCAGGCTGAAGAAAAAGAGCAGGCACCAAAGGATTTAATCGAAAAAATCCGCACAATTATGGATTTTGAAAGAGGTAATTAA
- the ftsY gene encoding signal recognition particle-docking protein FtsY yields MGLFDKLKKSLFGNNSEEEKNEEQANLSETDDLKESENDSADEGPASETNVPLDQKTDETDISDQEPEEAEIPTHESEKDEVDNFPEESDHDKDQKEKETIEVTSNETEDKADKNENDQEENIEVDNSPEESDHGEDQKEEETIEVTSNETEEKTDITGVASEDQPEKENDDSKPDQKYQSGLKKSRNSFAAGFNHFLAKFRTVDNQFFDDLEDFLIESDVGYELTMDLTDQLKEMVKEENLKTKEQIGQAIVQYLVDSYDTDEAGKALNQQDGLNIYLFVGVNGAGKTTTIGKLANRLVKEGKKVILVAGDTFRAGATEQLDRWAVKTGAEIVKGKTNQDPASLVFEGIHRAKEENADYLMIDTAGRLQNKVNLMNELDKIKRTIKKEAETDPTETLLVIDATTGQNGLNQAKEFNQVTKLSGLVLSKLDGTAKGGIVLQIKKSLNIPVKLVGLGEHVDDLVDFDPVEFMRGFFSGILQV; encoded by the coding sequence ATGGGATTATTTGATAAATTAAAAAAGTCACTTTTTGGCAATAATTCTGAAGAAGAAAAAAATGAGGAACAAGCAAATTTATCAGAGACTGATGATTTAAAAGAATCCGAAAATGATTCTGCTGATGAAGGACCTGCTTCTGAAACCAATGTACCTTTAGATCAAAAAACAGATGAGACTGATATTTCAGATCAAGAGCCAGAAGAAGCAGAAATACCAACACATGAATCAGAGAAAGATGAAGTAGATAATTTTCCTGAAGAATCTGATCATGATAAAGATCAAAAAGAAAAAGAGACAATTGAAGTTACTTCCAATGAAACTGAAGACAAAGCCGATAAAAATGAGAACGATCAAGAAGAAAATATCGAAGTAGATAATTCTCCTGAAGAATCTGATCATGGTGAAGATCAAAAAGAAGAAGAGACTATTGAAGTTACTTCTAATGAAACTGAAGAAAAAACTGATATAACGGGAGTTGCATCTGAAGATCAGCCTGAAAAAGAAAATGATGACTCTAAGCCCGATCAAAAGTATCAATCAGGCCTAAAAAAATCACGAAATAGTTTTGCTGCGGGCTTTAATCACTTTTTAGCTAAATTTAGAACAGTTGATAATCAATTTTTTGATGATCTTGAAGATTTTTTAATTGAGTCTGATGTTGGTTATGAATTAACGATGGATTTAACAGACCAGCTTAAAGAAATGGTTAAAGAAGAGAATCTTAAGACTAAAGAACAGATCGGACAGGCGATTGTTCAATATTTGGTTGATAGTTATGATACTGATGAGGCAGGGAAAGCTCTTAATCAGCAAGATGGTTTAAATATTTATCTATTTGTCGGTGTAAATGGTGCTGGCAAAACTACAACAATTGGTAAATTAGCCAATCGGCTCGTTAAAGAAGGAAAAAAAGTTATTTTAGTTGCGGGTGATACTTTTAGAGCAGGTGCTACTGAGCAGTTAGATCGCTGGGCAGTAAAAACCGGAGCAGAAATTGTAAAAGGGAAAACCAATCAAGATCCTGCATCACTTGTTTTTGAGGGAATTCATCGAGCAAAAGAGGAAAACGCGGACTATTTAATGATTGATACAGCTGGACGCCTTCAAAATAAAGTGAATTTGATGAATGAGCTTGATAAAATTAAGCGTACGATCAAAAAAGAGGCCGAAACTGATCCGACAGAGACTTTGCTGGTAATTGATGCCACCACGGGGCAAAATGGCTTAAATCAGGCAAAAGAGTTCAATCAAGTAACTAAATTATCAGGACTCGTTTTAAGTAAGCTTGATGGAACTGCCAAAGGTGGAATTGTCCTGCAAATTAAAAAGTCACTTAACATTCCAGTGAAATTAGTTGGTTTAGGAGAGCACGTAGATGATTTGGTTGATTTTGATCCCGTAGAATTCATGCGTGGTTTCTTCAGCGGAATCTTACAAGTATAA
- the smc gene encoding chromosome segregation protein SMC, translated as MYLKSLTLTGFKSFQKKTTIDFDPQINGVIGPNGSGKSNLIEAIRFAMGEQSGKSLRGNTMKDIIFSGSETESALNRAKVQIVLDNSDHLLSEFGDLVEVGRTLYRDGTSDYQINKQNVRQKDVQNLFLSAGLGRDTMAFINQGKVQSIIDSDPVSRRGVFEEVAGVYKYKLNRREAVSNLDATDFEVQRLKDLLFELNNNLKPLEVESKRATEYSNLKELYDRIHLFSIVKKIDQLVSKREQKEVQQKLLNEDLISKDQQIQSSKQQLQKYTEQSNQQQIEQDALQQKLVQIIKERDDTSSEHQVLLTKKDQHENQIKELDERIIVLRKEAKQITSEQESTTQNIQKITDELVLKEKEQSAFVENSGASLEELNHQLDELKEQYFDLLNKKTGLRNELNVLESAQTAGNNLIASYQKRIDEKSETLTELDQQLEAINKEIQLNQTAIENNRKKIDELTSQRTEIQAMRSKLEHEIALNNNKKQLLSGQIRDLKNQERAMNGFFEGVKAVIQNSEQIGGIVGTIFQLVTVPVKYQKALSEALGTRFQNIVTSDEVSAKRAISYLKKANKGRATFYPQDRIQEQTVSDSLKDQLAQVPGFLGIAIDLISFDEKYRNVISNFFGKLIIAENLDEATKIAHLTQSRYRIVTLDGDLINIGGSMTGGKSSTRNDYFRQTEIDEKAKLLTEVESNISKNEVEDKKLISKSQEIEKLLNQCRLEVESLRKETEEQNRLQAQINAKRNSVNEQIEELKLEISEQEKHQQSAEKIEELKGQLKENSETTTKLDQEMASINEQVDKRLREDESGKRSELESALATLRERKLNLKQRQKDFDTQLKKNQTEQKTTQDRIENLKNDLKNLIVEIKESSDKLKQSNDREQKLNDEKKALIEKSQEITSKHSELDRKLELQQKERSDVAEKLNDLTVQLTRFKVQLDSLLDDLSNEYEMTFEGAKHFVDENELTDEELKSDPQKLQKKLRDFGNVNLDAVNEYQKLKERVDFSEKQLNDVLQARVELQESIDKLDDRVRDLFKEAFDAVNEAFQEIYPTMFSGGTAELKLTDPDDLLKTGVEIVAAPPGKKTRSLSLLSGGEKSLSAITLLFAIINVSTVPFSILDEVEAALDDANVDRFSQYLERFNGKTQFIIITHRRSTMRSAQRLFGVTMVGTGISKMVSVKLDDELTNEE; from the coding sequence TTGTATTTAAAATCTTTAACATTAACAGGTTTTAAATCTTTTCAAAAAAAGACAACAATAGATTTTGACCCGCAGATTAATGGGGTTATTGGCCCTAATGGTTCAGGTAAAAGCAACTTAATTGAAGCAATCCGTTTTGCGATGGGTGAACAATCCGGGAAAAGTCTTCGGGGAAATACCATGAAAGACATTATTTTTTCTGGCTCAGAGACTGAAAGTGCCTTAAATCGTGCGAAGGTTCAAATTGTTTTAGATAATTCTGATCATCTTCTAAGTGAATTTGGTGACTTAGTCGAAGTTGGAAGAACTTTGTATCGTGACGGGACTTCTGATTATCAGATTAATAAACAGAATGTCCGTCAAAAGGATGTTCAGAATTTATTCTTAAGTGCTGGTCTTGGTCGAGACACGATGGCATTTATCAATCAAGGTAAAGTTCAAAGTATTATTGATAGCGACCCAGTTTCTCGCCGGGGCGTATTTGAAGAAGTTGCTGGTGTTTATAAATATAAATTAAATCGTCGTGAAGCAGTAAGTAATCTTGATGCGACTGATTTTGAGGTTCAACGTCTAAAGGACCTCTTATTTGAGTTAAACAATAATTTAAAGCCTTTAGAGGTCGAAAGTAAAAGAGCCACTGAATATTCTAATTTAAAAGAGTTATATGATCGCATTCATCTTTTTAGCATTGTCAAAAAAATTGATCAGTTAGTTTCTAAACGTGAACAAAAAGAAGTTCAGCAAAAGCTTTTAAATGAAGATTTAATATCTAAAGATCAACAGATTCAAAGTTCTAAACAGCAATTACAAAAATATACTGAACAATCTAATCAGCAGCAAATTGAACAAGATGCGCTGCAGCAAAAATTAGTTCAAATTATTAAAGAACGTGACGATACTAGTTCAGAGCATCAAGTTTTACTGACCAAAAAAGATCAGCACGAAAATCAGATAAAAGAACTAGATGAGCGAATTATTGTTTTGCGCAAAGAAGCTAAACAGATTACTTCTGAACAAGAGTCGACGACTCAGAATATTCAAAAAATTACTGATGAATTAGTACTTAAAGAAAAAGAGCAAAGTGCTTTTGTTGAAAACAGCGGTGCCAGTTTAGAGGAATTAAACCATCAACTTGATGAGCTAAAAGAACAATATTTTGACCTGTTGAATAAAAAAACAGGTTTAAGAAATGAACTGAATGTTTTAGAGAGTGCTCAAACTGCAGGAAATAACTTAATTGCTAGTTATCAAAAACGGATTGATGAAAAGTCAGAAACTTTAACTGAATTAGATCAGCAATTAGAAGCAATAAATAAAGAAATTCAGTTAAACCAGACTGCAATTGAAAATAATCGCAAGAAAATTGATGAATTAACTAGTCAGCGAACAGAAATTCAAGCAATGCGTTCCAAATTAGAGCATGAGATAGCTTTAAACAACAATAAAAAGCAATTATTAAGCGGTCAAATCAGAGATTTAAAAAATCAAGAACGTGCGATGAACGGTTTTTTTGAGGGTGTTAAAGCAGTTATTCAAAATTCAGAACAAATTGGCGGAATTGTTGGGACAATTTTCCAATTAGTAACCGTTCCTGTTAAATATCAAAAAGCACTATCAGAAGCTCTAGGCACTAGGTTTCAAAACATTGTCACAAGTGATGAGGTTTCTGCAAAGCGGGCAATTAGTTATTTAAAGAAGGCTAATAAAGGAAGGGCAACTTTTTATCCGCAAGATCGGATTCAAGAGCAGACAGTTAGTGATTCTTTGAAAGATCAATTAGCTCAAGTTCCTGGGTTTTTAGGAATTGCAATTGATTTAATAAGTTTTGATGAGAAATATCGTAACGTTATTTCCAATTTTTTTGGTAAATTAATTATCGCCGAAAATCTTGATGAGGCGACTAAAATTGCCCATTTAACTCAAAGTCGTTATCGAATTGTCACATTAGATGGTGATTTAATAAATATTGGCGGTTCGATGACGGGTGGAAAATCAAGTACCCGAAACGATTATTTCCGTCAAACCGAAATTGATGAGAAAGCTAAGCTTTTAACTGAAGTAGAGAGTAATATTTCTAAAAATGAGGTTGAAGATAAAAAGCTTATTTCTAAATCGCAGGAAATTGAAAAACTTTTAAATCAGTGTCGGTTAGAAGTAGAGTCTTTACGTAAAGAAACAGAAGAGCAGAATCGACTGCAGGCGCAAATTAATGCGAAAAGAAATAGTGTTAATGAACAAATTGAAGAACTAAAATTAGAAATTTCTGAACAGGAAAAACACCAGCAGAGTGCCGAAAAAATTGAAGAGTTAAAAGGGCAATTAAAGGAAAATTCTGAAACTACTACGAAACTTGATCAAGAAATGGCTTCAATTAACGAACAAGTTGATAAACGGTTACGTGAGGATGAATCAGGAAAAAGAAGTGAGTTAGAATCAGCACTCGCTACCTTAAGGGAAAGAAAGCTTAATTTAAAGCAGCGTCAAAAGGATTTTGATACTCAACTTAAAAAGAATCAGACTGAACAAAAAACAACTCAAGATCGAATTGAAAACTTAAAAAATGATCTTAAAAATTTGATTGTTGAGATTAAGGAATCATCAGATAAACTTAAACAGTCAAACGATCGTGAACAAAAACTAAATGATGAGAAAAAGGCGTTAATTGAAAAGTCTCAAGAAATAACTTCAAAGCATTCAGAATTAGATCGAAAACTTGAATTACAGCAAAAAGAGCGATCTGATGTTGCTGAGAAGTTAAATGATCTAACAGTTCAGTTAACTAGGTTTAAGGTTCAATTAGATTCACTTTTAGACGATTTATCAAATGAATATGAAATGACCTTTGAAGGTGCAAAGCATTTTGTAGACGAAAATGAGCTAACCGATGAAGAACTAAAATCAGATCCTCAGAAATTACAAAAGAAGCTGCGGGATTTTGGTAATGTCAATTTAGATGCGGTTAATGAATATCAAAAATTAAAGGAACGAGTTGATTTTTCTGAAAAACAGCTGAATGACGTTTTGCAGGCAAGAGTTGAGCTGCAGGAGTCAATTGATAAATTAGATGATCGAGTTCGGGATCTTTTTAAAGAAGCGTTTGATGCAGTAAATGAAGCTTTCCAAGAGATTTATCCAACCATGTTTAGTGGTGGAACGGCAGAGCTGAAATTAACTGACCCGGATGATTTACTAAAAACTGGAGTTGAAATTGTTGCTGCACCCCCTGGCAAGAAGACGCGCTCACTTAGTTTACTTTCAGGAGGAGAAAAATCACTAAGTGCGATTACTTTACTTTTTGCGATAATTAATGTTAGTACCGTTCCTTTTTCAATTCTTGACGAGGTTGAAGCAGCTTTAGATGATGCTAATGTTGATCGTTTTAGTCAGTACTTGGAACGGTTTAATGGGAAAACTCAGTTTATTATTATTACTCACCGACGTTCAACAATGAGATCTGCACAAAGGCTTTTTGGCGTTACAATGGTGGGGACAGGAATTTCCAAGATGGTATCGGTGAAGCTTGACGATGAGCTTACTAACGAGGAGTAA